One window of the Notolabrus celidotus isolate fNotCel1 chromosome 23, fNotCel1.pri, whole genome shotgun sequence genome contains the following:
- the LOC117807724 gene encoding GTPase IMAP family member GIMD1-like, with product MFPAMQNSPHEKEHSGVLSSSCFHPERNVLSLNVLLLGERQSGRSSVGNALIGGEGFQTGIRISGISVKTECRLLSRTFQNFFRRQGAESDLLLRVLDTPPLMPHPHSVHQFFPDGVHVLVLVVRADLTHENTHLEEHAEALLGPEWRHHTLLVLTFADHLKKAGLHPPDHLSQTGDRQRTLAEKVEGGVFLLDNSCDWPSVRGRPLIERLLRLSARNHHKALKVLTEVSL from the exons ATGTTTCCCGCCATGCAGAACAGTCCACATGAAAAAGAACATTCCGGAGTTCTCAGCAGTTCTTGTTTTCATCCGGAGCGGAATGTTCTGTCCCTGAACGTTCTGTTGCTAGGGGAGAGGCAGAGTGGGAGGAGCTCTGTGGGGaatgctctgattg GTGGAGAAGGATTCCAAACAGGCATCCGCATTTCTGGCATCTCCGTGAAGACAGAGTGCCGACTCCTCAGCCGGACTTTCCAGAACTTTTTCAGAAGGCAAGGGGCGGAGTCTGACCTCCTGCTGAGGGTGTTAGACACACCCCCTCTGATGCCCCACCCACATAGCGTGCACCAGTTTTTCCCTGACGGCGTGCACGTACTTGTGCTTGTTGTGCGAGCTGACctgacacatgaaaacacacacctggAGGAGCATGccgag gcTCTCCTGGGTCCAGAATGGCGTCATCACACTTTACTGGTTCTCACCTTTGCTGACCACCTGAAGAAGGCGGGGCTTCATCCACCAGACCACCTATCACAGACCGGTGACCGTCAGAGAACTCTAGCTGAAAAAGTAGAGGGTGGAGTCTTCCTCTTAGACAACAGCTGTGATTGGCCGTCGGTCAGAGGACGACCGTTGATAGAGCGATTGCTCCGCCTCTCAGCTCGTAACCATCACAAAGCTTTGAAGGTCTTGACAGAGGTCTCACTCTGA
- the aimp1b gene encoding aminoacyl tRNA synthase complex-interacting multifunctional protein 1 codes for MENADDLFNPSLAEALIKLDPEDGEQMVEYFKTHALLTREKALLQASVRDQRKLLVENGKLKKDIESLRNQLQDKQRRRTAKALLSPAPPPQRASPASKTPVNQPPSPAGATSAGPRNPPHERPSRRRRGERKACPTLDSLTLGAEPSIDVSRLDLRVGRIVNIRRHPLAETMSVQEVDVGESATRTVISKLEEQTDFEELQGSLAVLLCNIKECRVRGVAAQARLLSCSASEDSSELLTPPTGSIPGDRVTFLNYPGDPDKELQSKQRVWELLQADLQVDGRGVANYKGCAFEVKGKGLCRAPSLTNCSIR; via the exons ATGGAGAACGCCGACGACCTGTTTAACCCCAG CCTGGCAGAAGCTCTCATCAAGCTCGACCCCGAGGACGGCGAGCAGATGGTGGAGTATTTTAAGACGCACGCCCTGCTGACCAGAGAGAAAGCAC tgctgcAGGCGTCCGTCAGAGATCAGAGGAAGCTGCTCGTAGAAAACGGCAAACTGAAGAAAGACATCGAGTCGCTGAGGAATCAACTTCAGGACAAACAGAGGAGACGCACAG CCAAAGCTTTGCTCTCCCCGGCCCCGCCTCCTCAAAGAGCAAGCCCCGCCTCCAAGACACCCGTCAATCAGCCGCCATCCCCTGCCGGAGCAACATCCGCTGGTCCGAGGAACCCCCCTCACGAGCGaccgagcaggaggaggagaggagagaggaaagccTGTCCCACGCTAGACTCCCTCACCTTGGGGGCGGAGCCAAGCATCGACGTGTCACGACTTGACTTGAGGGTCGGGCGAATCGTGAACATCCGGCGCCACCCGCTGGCGGAGACGATGAGCGTTCAGGAGGTGGACGTGGGAGAGAGCGCCACACGGACCGTCATCAGCAAACTGGAGGAACAGACGGACTTTGAGGAG ctccaggGAAGTCTCGCGGTGTTGCTGTGCAACATTAAGGAATGTAGGGTGAGGGGCGTGGCCGCTCAGGCCCGCCTCCTCAGTTGCTCCGCCTCCGAGGACAGCAGCGAGCTTCTGACTCCGCCCACAGGGTCCATCCCCGGAGACAGAGTCACCTTCCTCAACTACCCAG GTGACCCCGACAAGGAGCTGCAGTCCAAGCAGAGGGTCTGGGAGCTCCTTCAGGCCGACCTGCAGGTGGACGGTCGGGGCGTGGCCAACTATAAAGGCTGTGCGTTTGAGGTGAAGGGGAAAGGTCTGTGCAGGGCCCCCTCCCTCACCAACTGCAGCATCAGATAG